The following are from one region of the Carnobacterium gallinarum DSM 4847 genome:
- a CDS encoding structural cement protein Gp24: MTIPYPQKYMAPELGIGKLANYQNTQADSKAVGTNSIKFGQAVQVTESIAAPYTTGNFFGVALAKNYVDEINFNDDKKIGEYRQGEMVAVLRKGSIWVQVDEDVKEGEYASVKATGNFGSVSTAEDSTDKPIGIFQTSAQAGSLAILQINLP; this comes from the coding sequence ATGACAATTCCATACCCACAAAAGTATATGGCTCCAGAGTTAGGTATTGGCAAATTAGCTAACTATCAAAATACACAAGCTGATTCCAAAGCGGTTGGTACGAATAGCATTAAATTCGGACAAGCAGTGCAAGTTACTGAAAGCATCGCAGCACCTTATACTACTGGTAATTTCTTTGGTGTTGCGCTTGCTAAGAATTATGTTGACGAAATCAACTTCAATGATGATAAAAAAATAGGAGAATATCGTCAAGGTGAAATGGTAGCTGTTTTACGAAAAGGATCTATCTGGGTTCAAGTTGACGAAGATGTTAAAGAAGGCGAGTATGCTAGTGTTAAAGCAACTGGTAACTTTGGTAGTGTTTCTACAGCAGAAGACTCAACAGATAAGCCGATTGGTATTTTTCAAACAAGTGCACAAGCAGGCAGCTTAGCAATTTTACAAATTAACTTACCTTAA
- a CDS encoding DUF2184 domain-containing protein, which produces MSNQPTATLEARDLQAIDKVLYEAPKEELVARLIFNIKTDIHPGAETYGYNVMTRSGAAKIIANGADDLPLVDTDLQRFQQPIYTIAAGIRISVQELRQAQLVGQSVDATKTETARRAIAEKENSIIFTGDPKVNVKGITNADGIQVVNVSKTWKTATSDEIVEQVRTTRAKITVIPGYRTASLKMLVSSTQYEELNRRYSDFDSRTILKVIEENQWFESIIPVSDLDKAGTNKTDCFIIMDTRSSTCEILLPMDVVRFEQEWAYPNWKVPFEERCGGALIRTPYAIVRADGI; this is translated from the coding sequence ATGTCAAATCAACCAACAGCAACATTAGAAGCACGTGATTTACAAGCAATTGATAAAGTGCTTTATGAGGCACCGAAAGAGGAGCTTGTCGCACGATTAATTTTTAACATTAAAACAGATATCCATCCAGGGGCAGAAACATATGGTTATAACGTAATGACCCGTAGTGGAGCAGCTAAAATCATTGCTAACGGAGCAGATGATCTTCCGCTAGTAGATACAGATTTACAAAGATTTCAACAACCTATTTATACAATTGCAGCAGGGATTAGAATTAGCGTTCAAGAATTACGTCAAGCGCAATTAGTAGGTCAATCTGTAGATGCAACTAAAACAGAAACAGCTCGACGTGCTATTGCCGAAAAAGAAAATAGTATTATTTTCACAGGTGATCCAAAAGTTAATGTTAAAGGGATCACTAATGCTGACGGTATTCAAGTTGTTAACGTTTCAAAAACATGGAAAACAGCAACAAGTGATGAAATTGTGGAACAAGTACGAACTACTCGGGCAAAAATTACCGTTATTCCAGGGTATCGTACAGCATCGCTTAAAATGCTAGTCTCTTCAACTCAATACGAAGAACTAAATCGTCGTTATAGCGATTTTGATTCACGTACAATCTTAAAAGTTATTGAAGAGAACCAATGGTTTGAGTCAATTATTCCTGTTTCTGATTTAGATAAAGCAGGTACAAATAAAACGGACTGCTTTATTATTATGGATACTCGTTCTTCAACTTGTGAAATTTTATTGCCAATGGATGTTGTACGTTTTGAACAAGAATGGGCTTATCCAAACTGGAAAGTACCATTTGAAGAGCGTTGCGGTGGTGCGTTAATCCGTACACCTTATGCAATTGTTCGAGCAGACGGAATTTAA
- a CDS encoding DUF4054 domain-containing protein, with product MSKTTVDKVKLTAKEIVSLSDSAISLFIEDAFLDVQEQNFPSNIEEKANRYLAAHLAIMSDKNVTSEAVGSLKREYSSKDSSLKGLELTAYGQEFLRLKKEYVRSGISLVVV from the coding sequence ATGTCTAAAACTACAGTTGATAAAGTAAAACTAACGGCCAAAGAAATAGTATCATTAAGTGATAGTGCAATAAGTCTTTTTATTGAAGATGCATTTTTAGATGTTCAAGAGCAAAATTTCCCATCAAATATTGAGGAAAAAGCAAATCGCTATTTAGCAGCACATTTGGCAATAATGAGTGATAAAAATGTCACTTCTGAAGCTGTAGGTTCATTAAAACGAGAATATAGTAGCAAGGATTCTAGTTTAAAAGGCCTTGAATTAACAGCATATGGTCAAGAATTTTTACGCTTAAAAAAAGAATATGTGCGGTCTGGAATAAGCTTGGTGGTGGTCTAA
- a CDS encoding phage neck terminator protein, with protein MENTYDYKELVNFLIESVHSFSGKELIESNTIGNIPDYPYCAYTIISPYIPITSDIVTGEQFECVVSLTWHCLSGLEALMFAGKTNKYFKTFEVQRLLEQKKIVFVGASSSGQRDNFLSIEYERLAGCDLRFRVTDQYQDDVLEIENIEL; from the coding sequence TTGGAAAATACCTATGATTATAAAGAGCTAGTCAATTTTTTAATTGAATCAGTCCATTCGTTTTCAGGTAAGGAACTAATCGAAAGCAATACAATTGGAAACATTCCTGATTATCCATATTGTGCTTATACAATAATCTCTCCTTATATTCCTATCACGAGTGATATCGTCACTGGGGAGCAATTCGAGTGCGTTGTATCGTTGACATGGCATTGTTTATCTGGTTTAGAGGCATTAATGTTTGCCGGGAAAACAAACAAGTATTTTAAAACATTTGAGGTGCAAAGATTACTCGAGCAAAAGAAAATTGTTTTTGTTGGGGCATCTAGTAGCGGTCAGCGAGATAATTTTTTAAGTATTGAGTACGAACGATTGGCTGGATGTGATTTAAGATTTAGAGTAACAGATCAGTATCAAGACGATGTATTAGAAATAGAAAATATAGAATTATAG
- a CDS encoding DUF3383 family protein produces the protein MVEAITDVTVSINVQQPQPKIGLGIPAIFTTGVDQSYKEYTSLDSLKKDFGEDTAVYKKAKAVWAQVNMPKTVAVITYKASVEGVEPKGSNNIVKAAGDFFFENWHFAVLSEFDSAVALALSNFIEEKKFKFLVLQVIKSSDLTPFAKNSLTIGLVHTLVEEQLDAALIGNTANLTVGSVTWKGRPNLIGITAQKITVSGLEEIHSVGGLVYVEKAGISQTSEGKTISGEFIDALHGDHWIKSNIESRLQHLLSSTDKITFDSNGIALLRNELTTVFEEAFTNGIIDVVDETGNGNYSITALQRTDLDAGDIAARNYKGLSFTYKRSGAIHSVDVRGTIEV, from the coding sequence ATGGTAGAAGCAATTACAGATGTAACAGTATCTATTAACGTTCAACAACCACAGCCAAAAATCGGTTTAGGTATTCCAGCTATTTTTACCACAGGAGTGGATCAAAGTTATAAGGAATACACTAGTTTAGATAGTTTGAAGAAAGACTTTGGTGAAGATACAGCTGTTTATAAAAAAGCCAAAGCGGTGTGGGCACAAGTAAATATGCCTAAAACAGTTGCAGTTATCACTTATAAAGCCAGTGTAGAAGGAGTAGAGCCTAAAGGTTCAAATAATATTGTTAAAGCAGCTGGAGACTTTTTCTTTGAAAATTGGCATTTTGCAGTGTTAAGTGAATTTGATTCAGCAGTTGCATTAGCATTAAGTAATTTTATTGAAGAAAAAAAGTTTAAATTTTTAGTGTTACAAGTGATAAAATCAAGTGATTTAACCCCATTCGCCAAGAATTCATTAACGATTGGTTTAGTTCATACGTTAGTAGAGGAGCAACTAGATGCGGCGTTAATTGGCAACACAGCGAACTTAACTGTAGGTTCCGTTACTTGGAAAGGACGACCAAACTTAATCGGAATTACAGCTCAAAAAATTACAGTTTCTGGACTTGAAGAAATTCATAGTGTTGGTGGTTTAGTTTATGTTGAAAAGGCAGGGATTTCACAAACATCAGAAGGTAAAACAATTTCTGGTGAGTTTATAGATGCATTACACGGGGATCATTGGATTAAATCAAATATTGAATCACGTTTACAACATTTACTATCTAGTACTGATAAAATCACATTTGATAGTAACGGGATTGCTTTACTTCGTAATGAATTAACGACTGTATTTGAAGAAGCATTTACAAATGGAATTATTGATGTTGTTGACGAAACTGGCAACGGCAACTATTCTATTACGGCATTACAACGTACGGATTTAGATGCTGGAGATATCGCAGCTAGAAATTACAAGGGACTTTCATTCACCTACAAACGTTCTGGAGCAATCCATTCTGTTGATGTTCGTGGAACGATTGAGGTCTAA
- a CDS encoding phage structural protein, whose product MDEMLTYDARAVSVIVDSINLFGFGDGDMVSCSKDANNAEIKTDAQGQASAAINNDNLGTIKVDLAQTSPCYPKMMKIANEKKIVPVRVVNGTEVIGGSKAIVEKLPDAGFGKSVGTRSFSFKVLDYKHTVD is encoded by the coding sequence ATGGATGAAATGTTAACTTATGATGCCCGTGCGGTATCTGTAATCGTAGATAGTATTAACTTGTTTGGATTTGGCGATGGAGACATGGTTTCATGTTCTAAAGATGCCAATAATGCTGAGATTAAAACAGATGCACAAGGACAAGCGTCAGCTGCTATTAACAATGATAATTTAGGTACAATCAAAGTTGATTTAGCTCAAACGTCACCTTGTTATCCAAAGATGATGAAGATTGCGAATGAAAAGAAAATTGTTCCAGTTCGCGTTGTGAATGGAACTGAAGTAATCGGTGGTTCTAAAGCGATTGTTGAAAAATTACCAGATGCAGGATTTGGCAAGTCTGTAGGCACTCGATCATTTAGTTTTAAAGTATTAGATTACAAACATACAGTTGATTGA
- a CDS encoding LysM peptidoglycan-binding domain-containing protein produces MAKLDGIYIVNETDSATYSVNVTEYPVEEGMPISDAVIRVPETFSISGFIISNNAEGDLNNLKSKMGKGTICKYVGRMIASDVLITDISVSYAKEVRNGLGITVSLKKIRVPKSPWIKKVTQPSNSGNKPVISTSSKLFHLVRAGDTYWGVSQKYGKNLNTIMNYPENPWPARVIPIGVKIRYQ; encoded by the coding sequence ATGGCTAAGTTAGATGGAATCTATATTGTAAATGAAACGGATTCAGCAACATACTCAGTTAATGTGACTGAGTATCCAGTTGAAGAGGGTATGCCTATATCGGATGCGGTAATCAGAGTGCCAGAGACCTTTTCAATCTCTGGTTTTATTATTTCTAATAATGCTGAAGGAGATTTAAATAACCTAAAATCCAAAATGGGAAAAGGAACAATTTGTAAATACGTTGGACGAATGATTGCCAGCGATGTTCTTATCACAGATATTTCAGTTAGTTATGCAAAAGAAGTTAGGAATGGCTTAGGCATTACAGTTAGTCTTAAAAAAATTAGAGTTCCTAAAAGTCCATGGATAAAAAAAGTAACGCAACCTTCAAATTCGGGTAATAAACCTGTGATTTCAACAAGTAGTAAACTTTTTCATCTTGTAAGAGCAGGTGACACGTATTGGGGAGTTTCCCAAAAGTATGGAAAAAACCTTAATACTATTATGAATTATCCTGAAAATCCTTGGCCAGCTCGCGTAATTCCTATAGGAGTGAAAATTAGATATCAGTAA
- a CDS encoding phage baseplate plug family protein yields the protein MKYNSMINFSVEEIPVIFEVKLGNTIYLMGINYNDKYDYFSIDLYELDKTPIILAEKLILNQPLFENLVDKRLPAPTIIPSNIAGIETRVSKSNLGKTVFLYIDDGGEEDG from the coding sequence ATGAAATATAACTCAATGATTAATTTCAGTGTGGAAGAGATTCCAGTTATTTTTGAAGTTAAGTTAGGCAATACTATTTATTTAATGGGAATAAACTATAACGATAAATATGACTACTTTAGTATTGATCTATACGAATTAGATAAAACCCCAATTATTTTAGCAGAAAAACTTATTTTAAATCAGCCCTTATTTGAAAATTTAGTTGATAAGCGTTTGCCAGCTCCAACTATCATCCCTTCAAATATTGCAGGCATTGAAACACGAGTTAGTAAATCAAATCTTGGTAAAACAGTGTTTCTTTATATCGATGATGGGGGTGAAGAGGATGGTTGA
- a CDS encoding phage protein — protein sequence MVDLEKKLLDVHFQDVGAGNFVIYRLDNLEIHVDIPFDDDPTPNECAVSIFNLSQSSVSKIKKGINMSVFAGTPKDWGALLEGAVAKVETKVNGPTKETIITLVDYFNFNSKPTNITFSNDTRASTILNRLCSELGTAPAVLELPEDKIYTSGYKVSGTISDAFNEIIADCKASMYIRRGRIYIRDLKKGDDERFKLSSATGLIGSPERVETEDYKGYNIRCILQHKISTASIIELDTKNVKGTFRAKSGRHRFDGSSFTTEVLVIE from the coding sequence ATGGTTGATTTAGAAAAAAAACTATTAGATGTGCATTTTCAAGATGTTGGAGCAGGTAATTTTGTGATTTATAGACTAGACAATCTAGAGATTCATGTAGATATTCCATTTGATGATGATCCAACACCGAATGAATGTGCTGTCAGTATTTTCAACTTGAGCCAATCTTCCGTTAGTAAAATAAAAAAAGGCATTAATATGTCAGTTTTTGCAGGAACCCCAAAAGATTGGGGCGCTTTGTTAGAAGGAGCTGTGGCCAAAGTTGAAACAAAAGTAAATGGACCCACAAAAGAAACAATTATTACACTTGTAGATTACTTTAATTTCAATTCAAAACCTACTAATATAACCTTTTCAAATGATACTAGAGCTTCAACAATATTAAATCGTTTATGTAGTGAGCTAGGTACTGCACCAGCTGTATTGGAATTGCCCGAAGATAAAATTTACACTAGTGGGTATAAGGTGAGTGGAACTATTAGTGATGCTTTTAATGAAATTATTGCTGATTGTAAAGCTTCTATGTATATCCGAAGAGGTCGTATTTATATCCGTGATTTAAAAAAAGGTGATGATGAACGCTTTAAGTTAAGTAGTGCAACTGGCTTAATCGGGTCGCCTGAACGAGTAGAAACTGAAGATTACAAAGGATACAACATCCGATGCATATTACAACATAAAATAAGTACCGCAAGTATCATTGAATTAGATACTAAAAATGTAAAAGGAACCTTTAGAGCTAAGTCAGGTAGGCATAGATTCGATGGATCTTCTTTTACTACAGAAGTGTTGGTGATTGAGTGA
- a CDS encoding baseplate J/gp47 family protein yields the protein MFNEKGLKILTYSELLDEMELKAKDLFGEDINTRSYTPLGIILRIYAYFLSIIWQIIEKVYFSGFIKSSEGIQLDRHGGNRNIPRNAEKESTVFLNITGTSGYELKIGSFFETASGIRFFTIETAILDSKGIANVEAISFSKGAINNVPANSITVISEPIEQLLSVNNLKEATGGIDEESDLAYRQRLIKGNLAQNNATVDAIISKVSNVSGVVSVQVNVNNTMTEKNGIPPKTVNILAVGGNDSDIGKMIFNTIGAGVGTVGETKYIATALDGNKHEINFSKATTKLVYMKIEIESSNLFPLDGIQKMKDSIIEFIGGSDSNEKYHNGLGLLETLVYTKLFRQIYEIPGVLNSTVRIGLNQNNLTSSDILAPSKAILITSIEAIEVIVHAQ from the coding sequence ATGTTTAACGAGAAAGGTTTAAAAATATTAACTTATTCTGAACTACTAGATGAAATGGAACTCAAGGCTAAAGACCTATTTGGTGAAGATATTAATACTAGAAGTTATACACCACTTGGTATTATTCTTAGAATTTATGCTTATTTTTTATCCATTATTTGGCAAATAATTGAAAAGGTATACTTTTCAGGATTTATTAAATCAAGTGAAGGGATTCAACTTGATCGTCATGGAGGCAATAGAAATATTCCAAGAAATGCTGAGAAAGAAAGCACTGTTTTTTTGAATATAACAGGAACATCGGGTTATGAACTTAAAATCGGTTCTTTTTTTGAAACAGCCAGTGGGATTCGTTTTTTTACTATTGAAACAGCAATTTTAGATAGCAAGGGTATTGCAAACGTCGAAGCGATTTCTTTCAGTAAAGGAGCAATTAACAATGTGCCAGCAAATTCAATTACAGTTATTAGTGAACCAATTGAGCAACTTTTATCTGTAAACAACTTAAAAGAAGCAACAGGCGGAATTGATGAAGAAAGTGACCTAGCATATCGTCAACGTCTAATAAAAGGAAACTTAGCACAGAATAATGCCACTGTAGATGCGATTATTTCAAAGGTAAGTAATGTTTCAGGTGTTGTGAGCGTTCAAGTGAATGTTAATAATACAATGACTGAAAAAAATGGAATTCCACCTAAAACAGTAAACATTTTAGCTGTTGGCGGTAATGACTCTGATATTGGAAAAATGATCTTTAATACTATTGGTGCAGGTGTTGGTACTGTTGGTGAAACGAAATATATTGCTACAGCATTAGATGGTAATAAACACGAGATTAATTTTAGTAAAGCTACTACCAAATTAGTTTATATGAAAATTGAAATCGAATCATCCAACCTATTTCCATTAGATGGAATTCAAAAAATGAAAGATTCGATTATTGAATTCATTGGTGGAAGTGATTCTAATGAAAAATATCATAATGGATTAGGACTATTAGAAACACTAGTTTATACAAAATTATTCCGTCAAATATACGAGATTCCAGGTGTATTAAATTCAACTGTGAGAATCGGATTGAATCAAAATAATCTAACAAGTTCTGATATTCTAGCACCATCTAAAGCTATTTTAATTACTTCTATAGAAGCAATTGAGGTGATTGTTCATGCTCAATAA
- a CDS encoding phage tail protein encodes MVLKNNIPEWKNEGIEPSENLKVEGHKAGVKPPASLFNWFWYRVSELMKEVKERVYTKDETYTQDEVNSELEKKAEKSLFENHTSNKNNPHGVDKIQVGLNNVDNIKQATKMEFDSHSNNKSNPHAISKVQIGLSNVDNIQQATKIEFKAHNADTTKHITSIERSNWNSKATGNHAHNFSEINNVPSASTALSGITKLTDSVSSTDIVTAATPKSVKIAYDTAKACKAALTAHIVNKSNPHNVTSEQINTLPIYSKKSTDDPSQYPMGLSQVMVQAAQGWDSYGQVVTFKSYSSSDGGAYQQYVPYDSSMGGTKIKFRIGSYIGGTNPGRGGWSEWQSYTTITDFENHTSNKNNPHSVDKIQVGLSNVDNSKQATKIEFDSHVTSKTNPHSVTKVQVGLSNVDNIQQATKAEFNSHNTDTTKHITDTERINWNSKATGDHSHNFSEIKNVPSASSSISGITRLVDSVVSSDISSAATPKSVKSAYDAAKYSEAQLNTHSLDKDNPHSVTKAQVGMSNVDNVQQATKVEFTAHSTNKSNPHAVTKAQVGLSNVDNSQQATKVEFTAHISNVSNPHSVTKEQVGLSNVDNSQQATKVEFNSHAMDTTKHITAAERNSWNAKQPAVTDTGWVNLVMQNGYTALTANPLKIRKIGNIVHLCGMINAPGSTNGKTIALIPAMFRPSQDENIDAILAYNNAGTQYASFVTGPSMDLTCIYSTMNSNIVAFNGTWFVG; translated from the coding sequence ATGGTTTTAAAAAATAATATTCCTGAATGGAAAAATGAAGGAATTGAGCCTTCAGAGAATCTTAAAGTAGAAGGACATAAGGCAGGAGTTAAACCTCCAGCATCTTTATTTAACTGGTTCTGGTATAGAGTATCCGAACTTATGAAAGAGGTTAAAGAGCGTGTTTATACGAAAGATGAAACGTATACTCAAGATGAAGTTAACAGTGAACTAGAAAAAAAGGCAGAAAAGAGTTTATTTGAGAACCATACAAGTAATAAAAATAACCCACATGGTGTTGATAAAATACAAGTAGGTTTAAACAATGTAGACAATATTAAACAGGCAACTAAAATGGAATTTGATTCGCATAGTAATAACAAATCCAACCCGCATGCCATATCGAAGGTACAGATTGGGTTAAGCAATGTAGACAATATCCAACAAGCTACTAAAATAGAATTCAAGGCTCATAACGCGGATACAACGAAGCATATTACTTCTATTGAACGAAGCAATTGGAATAGTAAGGCTACAGGAAACCATGCTCACAACTTTAGTGAAATTAATAATGTTCCAAGTGCTTCAACAGCTCTATCAGGAATTACAAAATTAACTGATTCAGTATCTAGTACAGATATCGTCACTGCTGCAACTCCAAAGTCTGTAAAAATTGCCTATGATACAGCAAAAGCATGTAAAGCAGCCTTGACCGCGCATATTGTTAATAAATCAAATCCCCATAATGTGACATCGGAACAAATAAATACTTTGCCTATTTATTCTAAAAAATCTACTGATGATCCCTCTCAATATCCTATGGGATTAAGTCAAGTCATGGTACAAGCTGCACAAGGATGGGATAGTTATGGTCAGGTTGTTACGTTTAAGTCTTACAGTTCTTCAGATGGTGGTGCTTATCAGCAGTATGTTCCTTATGATTCAAGTATGGGTGGGACAAAAATAAAATTTAGAATTGGTTCATATATCGGTGGAACAAATCCTGGTCGTGGTGGCTGGTCAGAATGGCAGAGTTATACGACAATAACTGATTTTGAAAATCATACGAGCAATAAAAATAACCCACATAGTGTAGACAAAATCCAAGTAGGACTTTCAAATGTCGATAATAGTAAACAGGCTACAAAGATAGAATTTGATAGTCACGTTACTAGTAAGACCAACCCACATTCGGTTACGAAGGTGCAGGTTGGACTAAGTAATGTTGATAATATTCAGCAGGCAACAAAAGCGGAATTTAATTCTCACAATACAGATACTACTAAACACATTACAGATACCGAGAGAATCAATTGGAATAGTAAAGCTACTGGAGATCATAGTCATAATTTTAGTGAAATAAAAAATGTGCCATCTGCTTCATCATCTATTTCAGGAATTACAAGGCTTGTTGATTCAGTTGTAAGTTCAGATATTTCATCCGCAGCTACTCCAAAATCAGTTAAAAGTGCGTACGATGCTGCAAAATACAGTGAAGCGCAGTTAAATACACATTCATTAGATAAAGACAATCCACATAGTGTTACCAAAGCGCAAGTCGGAATGAGTAACGTTGATAACGTTCAGCAAGCAACAAAAGTTGAGTTTACAGCGCATTCAACTAACAAATCCAATCCTCATGCTGTAACTAAAGCACAGGTTGGACTAAGTAATGTCGATAACAGTCAACAAGCAACTAAAGTAGAATTTACAGCACATATATCAAATGTTTCGAATCCTCATTCAGTCACGAAGGAGCAAGTAGGTCTTTCGAATGTTGATAATAGTCAACAAGCAACCAAAGTGGAGTTTAATTCACACGCTATGGATACTACTAAACACATTACTGCAGCAGAACGAAATAGTTGGAACGCTAAACAACCTGCGGTTACTGATACAGGCTGGGTTAATTTGGTTATGCAAAATGGATATACTGCATTAACTGCAAATCCATTAAAAATTAGAAAAATAGGGAATATTGTTCATCTTTGTGGAATGATAAATGCTCCAGGTTCTACAAATGGAAAAACAATTGCACTAATCCCTGCTATGTTCAGACCTTCTCAAGATGAAAATATAGATGCTATACTAGCTTATAATAATGCAGGAACTCAGTATGCCTCTTTTGTTACAGGACCTTCTATGGATTTAACTTGCATATATTCAACGATGAATAGTAATATAGTTGCGTTTAATGGAACATGGTTTGTTGGATAA
- a CDS encoding hemolysin XhlA family protein, producing the protein MVDGEEQLWRDILVKLARIEEQTKGLDELTRDVSRALAISKENQKAIVEMKANNKWAWGFIITIGISFITYFITKL; encoded by the coding sequence TTGGTAGATGGTGAAGAACAATTATGGAGAGATATCCTTGTTAAATTAGCTCGCATCGAGGAACAAACTAAAGGACTTGATGAATTAACAAGGGATGTGAGCCGGGCTTTAGCAATATCAAAAGAAAATCAAAAAGCAATTGTAGAAATGAAAGCGAACAATAAATGGGCATGGGGATTTATCATCACCATTGGCATTTCATTTATTACTTATTTCATTACAAAATTATAA
- a CDS encoding phage holin: MKVNWKVRFKSKAFWVAIVPAFLLLIQLLLKPLGFNLDIDFLGGYFLDVVNAVFVLLTILGVVNDPTVFGFKDSEQALNYEEPKKD, from the coding sequence ATGAAAGTAAATTGGAAAGTCCGTTTTAAATCAAAAGCATTTTGGGTTGCAATTGTGCCAGCCTTCTTATTGTTAATTCAATTATTGTTAAAGCCTCTGGGATTTAATTTAGACATTGATTTTCTAGGTGGTTATTTCTTAGATGTTGTTAATGCAGTATTTGTATTACTTACAATTTTAGGAGTTGTGAATGATCCAACTGTTTTTGGTTTTAAAGACAGCGAGCAGGCGTTAAATTATGAAGAACCTAAAAAAGACTAG
- a CDS encoding holin has translation MNGFELVLTIISNMHLVIATITILVIQAIKMMEKVDTKLLPILSLVTGGLIGAIVSIAGNADFTQSIALGIISGAIASGIFDALSASNNLLGNWIKKNSTIGKDDK, from the coding sequence ATGAATGGATTTGAACTAGTTTTAACAATTATTAGTAACATGCATTTAGTGATTGCTACAATTACAATTTTAGTGATTCAAGCAATAAAAATGATGGAAAAGGTTGATACAAAATTATTGCCGATTTTATCGTTAGTGACTGGTGGACTTATCGGTGCGATTGTTAGTATTGCTGGAAACGCTGATTTCACGCAATCGATTGCCCTTGGGATCATTAGTGGAGCAATTGCCAGCGGTATATTTGATGCATTATCGGCATCGAATAATTTATTGGGAAATTGGATTAAAAAAAATAGCACAATTGGAAAGGATGATAAATAA